TCCTGGAGGTGGGGGCAGCGGCCCTGGCGGGAGTCGGGCGGCGTGCGGCGGTGTCGGATCCGGCCGGACGGGCGGCCGGGGATGAATCGGCGGCGATGCTGAAATCGCTGGTACTGGCCTGCCAGCGGGAGCGGCGGGTGCCCAGCATGACGGCCAGTTCGAAATCCCCGGGTGCGGCCGGAGTCTGAGTCTCGGTGTCGGTGTCGGTGTCGGTGTCGGTGTCGGTTTCGGCTTCCGATGCCGGTGCCGGTGCCGGGATGGGTTGGGGCCGCGGCTTGCGCCCGACCGGGTCGCCCGGGGTCCAGACCTGATTGACCTCCGGATGTTTTCCGGCCAGTTCCGAACGCAGTCTGAGCAGTTCACGCTCGACCTTGCGCTGCATGCGCGCGGCCGCGTCGCGGCGCTGTTCGGCGCGTTCCAGGTTGCGGCCCTCGCGAATCTCGGTTTCGGCCAGGCGGCGTACCTGACAGGCGGTGGCGAGCAGCTGTTCCAGTTCGCGCAGACGTGCCAGCCCCTCGCTGCCGGTATCCGCCAGCGGTCGGTTGGCATCCGCCTGGGTCGAGGCCGGTGTCCTTGCCATGTCTGCCTTTGCTTCGCTCATGTGTCGTGTCATGTCTGGCGGTGTTGCCATTGCTGTCAGTATCGTGATTCCCACGCGCTGCGGCGCTGAACCCCGTCACAGCCCGGCAGTCCCGCTGGAATCCGCTGGCCGTCCGGGAACACTGAGGCGCTCGTCAGGATTAGCGCCGGCAGGGCATTAATCTTGAGACCAAGTTGCTGTTTTGGGGTGGAAGTGTGATCCATTTGACGAAATGCCCCGGAATCGCCAGAGTATCCGGCCTGATTCGGGGATTTCCCCGCCACCCATCCGGAGTCGCGATATGGCATCGACGGTTGACGATCTGAGCATCGAGTACGAGGAAGACGGCATCACCCTGGTCAAGCAGCTGGACAAGGTGGTCCTGTCCAAGGGCGCCTGGTCCACGGTGATCTTCCGCTACCAGGACTGGGATCGCCAGAAGGAGCAGTACAGCAAGGACAAGTACACCATCCGCCGTTACCAGAAACGCAACGGCGAGTACTTTCAGAAATCCAAGTTCAACATCTCCAGCCCCGACCAGGCCCGCAGCCTGATCACCGCCCTGCAGGGATGGCTGGAGGACTGAGCCACGCCCAGCCTTCTGGCAGGATATATGCTTCCCTTCCGGGCAGGACGTTATCCTGACGTCCTGCCGAAGCAGAGGGGGCAGACATGCGCAGCTATATCCGCCACCCGTGTGATATACCGATCGAGTTCAGCGAGGATACGGCCCGCTATCCCCGCCGTGAACGGCTGAGCAACATCAGTCAGGGCGGCCTCGCCTTCAGTGCCGCCCGGCCGCAGCGTCGCGGCCAGATACTCCGGCTGCGCATCCCCGATGTGCAGCCCCCGTTCGAGGCCCCGGCGCGGGTCAGCTGGTGCAATCCTGTCGGCGAGGGCTATGAGGTGGGCGTGGAGTTCATCATGCCGGGCGACGAGTTCCGTGCCCGGATGGTGGAGCAGGTGTGCTATATCGAACACTACAAACGCCGGGTGCAGGCACTCGAGGGCCGGGAACTGACCGGTGAGGAGGCGGCGCGGGAATGGATCGCGAAGTACGCTGCGCGGTTTCCCGACCTGGAGGGTGACGAACCCTGAACACTAGTCGTTTTCCGCCAGCCAGTCGCGCCAGGCGGTGAACAGTGCCGGATCGGAGGCCGAGACCACCGAGCGCGGGGCCAGGCGGGGAGCGAATACATCTTCCCCGTCGAGGGTGCGGCAGGTGCCGCCGGCCTCGGTCAGGATCAGGCTGCCGGCGGCCAGATCCCACAGCTTCTGGCCGCCGTGCAGGTACACATGGCCGCGTCCGGCCGCCATCCAGCCCCACTCCAGGGCGCAGGAACCGAAGTTGCGCTGCGAACTGTAGGGCGGCTGCTCCACCAGCCGCCGGCGCAGCGTGGGGGTCAGACGCTTGAAATCCACCATGGCCACGGCCCGTTGCAGTTCGATGCCGCTGGCAGCCGCCTGCAGTTCCCGGTGGTTGAGATAAGCACCCCTGCCTTTCTGCGCACTGAAGCATTCATCGCGCAGCGGATCATAGATGATACCGAGTTCCACCTCGCCGCCGCGGATCAGTGCCAGTGAGATGCCGAAGCAGGGAATGCCGGCGGCGAAGTTGCTGGTGCCGTCCAGCGGGTCCAGGCACCACAGGGGGGTGTCGGTATCGGCCAGCAGCATCTCCTGCTCGGCGGCCGACATCTCTTCGCTGAGAAAGGCGGCCTCGGGATGCAGTTCATGCAACTGTTCGCGCAGCCGGGCGTCGACCGCCAGATCGGCCTCGGTCAGCACGCTGCCGTCGGCCTTGTACTCATGGCCGATGCGCTGGAAGCGGGGGATGAGTTCTTCCTGGCCGACTTGGCGGACCAGGCCGTTCAGTTGATTGAGATCGAGGGTCATGCAGACAGGGTCCTGGTGCCGGGTGTGATCGGGTAGGATGGGTGAAGGCGCGGCGCGCCGCAACCCATCATGAAATCGGGCTGCGCTGGGTTGCGTTGCGCTTCCCCCGCCCTGCGGTCCTGGCGACAGGTGCCTGCATCAGGATGAACAACTCAGCGTAATCGACCGGCTCCAGTCCGGTGGCTCGGCGGCATAGGCCGCGTGTTCCGGCTGCTCGTCGAAGGGACGCCGCAGGATCTGGAGCAGGCGTTCGAGCTCACTGTAGTCGCCCGCCTCGGCCTGTTCGATGGCCTGCTGCGCCAGGTAGTTGCGCAGGATGTACCTGGGATTGACCCGGTTCATTGCCGCCCGGCGCACGGCGTCATCGCTGTTTTCCCGGCGCAGCCGGTCGCGATAGCGTGCGCTCCAGGCGTCGAAGGCCTCGCGGTTGATGAACTGGTCGCGCAGTTCGCGATTGTCGGCGTTGTCGCCACTGTCGAACATCGCCAGCCGGCGGAAACTCAGGGTATGGTCGCGGCCATCGTCCGCCAGCAGGGCAAGGAATTCCTGTGCCAGCTCCAGGTCATGGGTGCCGGCCGTCTGCAGTCCCAGTTTGGCGCGCAGGCCAGCCTCATAATGCGCGGTGAAGATCTCCCGATAGCGTTCGAACTGGGCCGTGGCCAGTTCCGCGGCGGCCTCGGCGTTTTCATCCAGCAGAGGCAGCAGGGCCTGGCCCAGGCAGCTCAGATTCCACAGTCCGATGTCGGGCTGACGGTCGAAGGCGTAACGGCCGGCGTGGTCCGAGTGGTTGCAGACGAAGCCCGGATCATAGGTGTCCATGAAGCCGAAGGGCCCATAGTCCAGGGTCAGGCCGAGGATGGACATGTTGTCGGTGTTCATCACCCCGTGGGCGAAGCCGATCAGCTGCCATTGTGCCAGCAGCCGTGCGGTGCGTTCGACCACCTCCTGATACAGTGCCAGGCAGGGATTGTCGGCCTGCTGCAGCTGCGGGTAGTGATGGGTGATGACGTAGTCGGCCAGCTGCTGCAGTTGCGGGAACTGGTTGCGGTAATAGAAGACCTCGAAGGAGCCGAAACGCACATGGCTCGGGGCGGCGCGCAGCAGCAGGGCACCGCGCTCGATGCGTTCGCGGTAGACCTCCTCATTGGAGCCGGCCATGCACAGGGCGCGAGTGGTGGGTACGCCCAGTGCGTGCATGGCTTCAGAGCACAGGTATTCACGCAGGGTGGAACGCAGCACCGCCCGGCCGTCACCGTTGCGCGAGTAGGGGGTGGGGCCCGCGCCCTTGGACTGCAGTTCCCAGCGTTCGCCGTGGTCGGTGCATATCTCGCCGAGGATGATCGCGCGTCCGTCGCCCAGTTGCGGCACGTAGTGACCGAACTGGTGGCCGGCATAGAGCATGGCCACCGGTTCGCTGCCGGGCAGTCGGTGTTCGCCGTTCAGCCAGGCCAGGAATCCGGGCCGTCCGGCTGCGGCGGGATCCAGGCCGAGTTGCCCGGCCAGGTCGGCATTGAAGCTGATCAGGTGGGGGTCGCTCAGCGGGGTGGGGGCGACCGGCGAGTGAAAGGCCGGTCCCAGGCGGGCATAGCTGTTGGTGAATTCCAGCGTTTCCAGCGGGTGCAGCCTCGCCACGGGTGCGGAGGAAGTGATCATGAGCGGGATTGTGTCCCACCGGAGCGGGCATCGCAACCCGCAGAATTACAAGGATTTCATGTTCCTGCATCAGAGGAAATCAATCTCTGTCCCCTGCCGGGCTTGCATCGAAACGCCATGAAAATGATAATTGTTACCGTTTCCTTTCGGTCATGAGTTTTACAGGGGTAGTCCGAAGATGTCTGTCATGTCGCTTTCACGCTGGATGCTGCCGTTTCTGTGTGCCTTGCTGCTCGCCGGTCCGGCGGTCGCAGCCGAGGTCAATCTTTACTCCGCGCGTCAGGAAAACCTGATCAAGCCGCTGCTGGACCGTTTTACCGAGCAGACCGGCATCGAAGTCAACCTGGTCACAGGCAAGGCGGATGCCCTGCTGCAGCGGCTGAAGAGCGAGGGCCGCAACAGCCCGGCCGACCTGCTGCTGACCACCGATGCCGGCCGCCTGCACCGCGCCCGGGAAGCCGGTGTGCTGGCCCCGGTCGCTTCGGACACCCTGAGCGAGCGCATCCCCGCGCACTACCGGGATCCCGAAGGTTACTGGTTCGGCCTGTCGGTGCGGGCGCGTCCCATTGTCTATGTCACCGACCGGGTCAGGCCCGCTGAACTGTCGACCTACGAGGCGCTGGCCGATCCGAAGTGGAAGGGACGTGTCTGCATCCGCTCCTCCAGCAACATCTACAACCAGTCGCTGGTGGCGTCCATGATCGCCCATGATGGGGTCGAGGCGACCGAGGCCTGGGCCCGGGATTTCGTCGCCAACTTCGCCCGTCCGCCCATCGGCGGCGATCGCGACCAGGTGCTGGCCGCCGCGGCCGGTCAGTGTGATGTCGCCGTGGTCAATACCTATTACCTGGGCGTGATGCTCAATGAGGACGATCCGGAGCAGCGCGAGGCCGCCGGGCGGGTGGCCGTGTTCTGGCCCAACCAGGAGGGGAGCGGGGACGGGCGCGGCACCCACGTCAATGTCAGCGGCATCGCCCTCACCGCTGCGGCCGGCAACCGCGACAATGCGGTGCGTCTGATGGAGTTCCTCACCAGCGATGCCTCCCAGGCCTGGTATGCCCAGGTCAACCATGAGTACCCGGTGCGCGGCTCGGTGCCGGTCAGCGACACCCTGGCGGCCTGGGGCGACTTCAAGGCCGATGATTTGGACCTGCATCTTCTGGGGAAATATAATGCCGAGGCGGTACGGCTGATGGACCGGGCGGGCTGGAAGTAGCGCTGCCCCGGATTATTGCTCGATCCTTTCCCGAGGATCTGTCCAGGCGGGGTGCACGGCACCCCGCCGTTGTTTGCGGGCCACGTATTTGACCAGGGCCTGTTAACACTAATCTAATCGCCTCTGCTGGGGCTGATTTTTCGTCCAGCAAGGCAGAATGAGTGAGGTGTAGTCATTCTACATGAGCGAATGATAACGCCGCTGGGCGGAATATCAGCCCCAGCCCTGCGGGTTGCGCCTGAAACAGCGCCACTC
This sequence is a window from Thiohalobacter thiocyanaticus. Protein-coding genes within it:
- a CDS encoding Fe(3+) ABC transporter substrate-binding protein; the protein is MSVMSLSRWMLPFLCALLLAGPAVAAEVNLYSARQENLIKPLLDRFTEQTGIEVNLVTGKADALLQRLKSEGRNSPADLLLTTDAGRLHRAREAGVLAPVASDTLSERIPAHYRDPEGYWFGLSVRARPIVYVTDRVRPAELSTYEALADPKWKGRVCIRSSSNIYNQSLVASMIAHDGVEATEAWARDFVANFARPPIGGDRDQVLAAAAGQCDVAVVNTYYLGVMLNEDDPEQREAAGRVAVFWPNQEGSGDGRGTHVNVSGIALTAAAGNRDNAVRLMEFLTSDASQAWYAQVNHEYPVRGSVPVSDTLAAWGDFKADDLDLHLLGKYNAEAVRLMDRAGWK
- a CDS encoding PilZ domain-containing protein, with the translated sequence MRSYIRHPCDIPIEFSEDTARYPRRERLSNISQGGLAFSAARPQRRGQILRLRIPDVQPPFEAPARVSWCNPVGEGYEVGVEFIMPGDEFRARMVEQVCYIEHYKRRVQALEGRELTGEEAAREWIAKYAARFPDLEGDEP
- a CDS encoding inositol monophosphatase family protein, whose amino-acid sequence is MTLDLNQLNGLVRQVGQEELIPRFQRIGHEYKADGSVLTEADLAVDARLREQLHELHPEAAFLSEEMSAAEQEMLLADTDTPLWCLDPLDGTSNFAAGIPCFGISLALIRGGEVELGIIYDPLRDECFSAQKGRGAYLNHRELQAAASGIELQRAVAMVDFKRLTPTLRRRLVEQPPYSSQRNFGSCALEWGWMAAGRGHVYLHGGQKLWDLAAGSLILTEAGGTCRTLDGEDVFAPRLAPRSVVSASDPALFTAWRDWLAEND
- a CDS encoding protein adenylyltransferase SelO; amino-acid sequence: MITSSAPVARLHPLETLEFTNSYARLGPAFHSPVAPTPLSDPHLISFNADLAGQLGLDPAAAGRPGFLAWLNGEHRLPGSEPVAMLYAGHQFGHYVPQLGDGRAIILGEICTDHGERWELQSKGAGPTPYSRNGDGRAVLRSTLREYLCSEAMHALGVPTTRALCMAGSNEEVYRERIERGALLLRAAPSHVRFGSFEVFYYRNQFPQLQQLADYVITHHYPQLQQADNPCLALYQEVVERTARLLAQWQLIGFAHGVMNTDNMSILGLTLDYGPFGFMDTYDPGFVCNHSDHAGRYAFDRQPDIGLWNLSCLGQALLPLLDENAEAAAELATAQFERYREIFTAHYEAGLRAKLGLQTAGTHDLELAQEFLALLADDGRDHTLSFRRLAMFDSGDNADNRELRDQFINREAFDAWSARYRDRLRRENSDDAVRRAAMNRVNPRYILRNYLAQQAIEQAEAGDYSELERLLQILRRPFDEQPEHAAYAAEPPDWSRSITLSCSS